A stretch of the Gracilinanus agilis isolate LMUSP501 chromosome 4, AgileGrace, whole genome shotgun sequence genome encodes the following:
- the SEMA4A gene encoding semaphorin-4A, whose amino-acid sequence MARGSSCIFPLHLASCCEKSLQVTLQVTMVHLALHLNSKIPFLLLFPALLLLLFPGGLGQGPVPRVKYAAGDRHRSVNVFSKEGLQDFDELLLSEDGATLYVGARDSILALDIGKPGVPGLRSMIPWEASPKKKRDCVFKKKSNETECFNFIRVLVAVNASQLYACGTFAFSPACTYIELQDFSLVPIPEDRILDGKGQSPFDPAHNHTAVFVDGMLYTGTMNNFLGNEPILMRTLGTQPVLKTDAFLRWLQPDASFVASIPSTQVVYFFFGETAKEFDFFEKLTISRVARVCKNDVGGEKLLQKKWTTFLKAQLLCAQSGQLPFNVIRHAVLMPADPPASSRIYAVFTSQWQVGETRSSAVCEFSFSDIEKVFEGKYKEMNKESSRWNTYSGPVSNPRPGSCSVGPSSDKALTFVKEHFLMDEKVVGKPLLVKLDVEYTKLAVETAKDVSGKDYLVMYLGTNTGSLHKAVVNEDSDTHLVEEIQLFQEPEPIRNLLLAPAQGALFVGYSAGLLRVPRANCSVYGSCIDCVLARDPHCAWDPIERACRIFLNTSTDLTSWKQDIDRGNPAWACVNGPMGRSHRPQSPPQLIKEVLAPRHSILELPCPQTSTLATYHWTHRATPIPTSSSAIYNGSLILLLREEFRGLYQCLATESGFTHPVVSYWIQSEEDPLPLDPELAGIPRERVEAPLTVGEPIPLTTPRSYWPHFIVVTVLLVLVLSGVLIGLASSPLRALQAQRKVQGCGTLPPGEKAPLSGEQPPLQPPKDTRIVNGGGVDADNNQLGTEVA is encoded by the exons TACACTTAGCCCTGCATCTGAACTCCAagatccctttccttctcctgttccctgctctgctgctgttgctgttccCTGGAGGTTTGGGGCAGGGACCAGTGCCCAGGGTCAAATATGCTGCAG GTGATAGGCATCGGTCGGTAAACGTCTTTAGCAAGGAGGGTCTTCAGGATTTTGATGAATTGCTTCTAAGTGAGGATGGGGCCACTCTGTATGTGGGAGCTCGAGATTCTATTCTAGCACTGGACATTGGCAAACCGGGTGTCCCAGGTCTTCGGAGTATG attccctgggaagccagtcctaagaaaaaaagagattgtgtctttaagaaaaaaagcaatgag ACTGAATGCTTCAACTTCATCAGAGTCCTAGTGGCTGTCAATGCTTCTCAGCTCTACGCCTGTGGAACCTTTGCCTTCAGCCCAGCCTGTACCTACATA GAGCTGCAGGACTTTTCCTTGGTCCCTATCCCAGAAGACAGGATCCTGGATGGCAAAGGACAGAGCCCTTTTGACCCAGCCCACAATCACACTGCAGTCTTTGTGG ATGGGATGCTCTACACTGGCACCATGAACAACTTCCTGGGCAATGAGCCCATTCTGATGCGAACCCTAGGAACTCAGCCTGTGCTCAAGACTGATGCCTTTCTCCGATGGCTCCAGC CGGATGCCTCCTTTGTGGCCTCCATCCCCTCCACCCAGGTCGTTTACTTCTTCTTTGGGGAAACAGCCAAAGAGTTTGATTTCTTCGAGAAACTCACCATCTCCCGAGTAGCACGAGTCTGTAAG AATGATGTGGGTGGGGAGAAGCTACTACAGAAAAAGTGGACGACGTTCCTGAAAGCTCAGCTGCTTTGTGCCCAGTCTGGCCAACTGCCCTTCAATGTGATCCGTCATGCAGTTCTAATGCCTGCTGACCCCCCTGCCTCTTCCAGAATCTATGCAGTCTTCACATCCCAATG GCAGGTTGGAGAGACTAGGAGCTCAGCGGTCTGCGAGTTCTCTTTCTCAGACATTGAGAAGGTCTTTGAGGGGAAGTACAAGGAGATGAACAAAGAAAGCTCCCGATGGAATACATACAGTGGCCCTGTGAGCAACCCTCGACCTGGCAGT TGCTCTGTGGGACCCTCCTCTGACAAGGCCTTGACCTTCGTGAAAGAACATTTTCTGATGGATGAGAAGGTTGTGGGGAAGCCCTTGCTAGTGAAACTGGATGTGGAGTATACCAAGCTGGCTGTGGAGACGGCCAAGGACGTCAGTGGAAAAGACTACTTGGTCATGTACCTGGGTACCA ACACAGGCTCTCTTCACAAGGCTGTGGTGAATGAGGACAGTGATACACATCTGGTGGAGGAGATCCAGCTGTTCCAAGAACCTGAGCCTATCCGAAACCTACTACTGGCACCTGCCCAG GGAGCACTATTTGTGGGCTACTCTGCGGGACTTTTGAGGGTGCCCCGAGCCAACTGCAGTGTCTATGGGAGCTGTATAGATTGTGTTCTTGCCAGGGACCCCCACTGTGCCTGGGACCCTATTGAAAGAGCCTGCCGTATCTTTTTAAACACCTCCACAGACTT AACTTCCTGGAAACAGGACATAGATCGAGGGAACCCAGCTTGGGCATGTGTTAATGGGCCCATGGGCAGAAGCCATCGACCCCAGAGCCCACCTCAGCTCA TTAAAGAAGTCCTGGCACCCCgtcattccatcttggaactcCCATGTCCCCAAACCTCCACCTTGGCTACCTACCACTGGACTCATAGAGCAACCCCTATTCCGACTTCTTCCTCAGCAATCTACAATGGCTCTCTCATTCTCCTACTTCGTGAGGAATTCAGAGGCCTTTACCAATGCTTGGCAACTGAGAGTGGCTTCACTCATCCTGTTGTCTCCTACTGGATACAAAGCGAGGAAGATCCTTTGCCCCTGGATCCTGAATTGGCAGGGATTCCCAGGGAGCGTGTGGAAGCCCCTTTGACTGTTGGGGAGCCCATCCCCCTAACCACTCCTAGGTCATACTGGCCCCACTTCATCGTTGTTACTGTCCTCTTGGTTTTGGTGCTCTCAGGGGTCCTGATTGGCCTTGCCTCTTCTCCACTGCGGGCACTCCAAGCACAAAGGAAAGTCCAAGGCTGTGGTACCCTGCCTCCTGGGGAAAAGGCCCCATTGAGTGGGGAACAGCCCCCTCTCCAGCCTCCCAAGGACACTAGGATCGTGAATGGAGGAGGTGTAGATGCTGACAACAACCAACTGGGGACGGAAGTGGCATAG